A part of Aegilops tauschii subsp. strangulata cultivar AL8/78 chromosome 2, Aet v6.0, whole genome shotgun sequence genomic DNA contains:
- the LOC109731786 gene encoding uncharacterized protein: MMARAALLPVALLLCLALAGGANAAQKSTAGFYELKNKKGDFSIKVTNWGAALVSAIVPDGKGNLADVVLGYDTVAEYANGSASFGAMVGRVANRIANARFVLDGKTYHLLRNDGNSTIHGGPKGFGKVIWTVKEHVSHGDSPYITFYYHSLDGEQGFPGALDVYVKYQLSRPYDLSIRMNVTARNKATPVNLANHAYWNLAGHGSGDVLKHELQMFASHYTPVDGSMIPTGEVAPVAGTMYDFGRRIPVGTNMKIVPGGGGGYDMNYAVDGQHGQQNAMRPVARVRDPKSGRAFELWANQPGVQFYTASWLINEKGKAGKVYGQYGALCLETQAYPDAVNHPNFPSSIVRPGQVYKHDMVFRFSYQATYDA; the protein is encoded by the exons ATGATGGCCAGAGCTGCACTTCTTCCTGTTGCGTTGCTGCTGTGCCTTGCACTGGCCGGCGGCGCCAATGCTGCACAGAAGTCGACGGCCGGATTCTATGAACTCAAGAACAAGAAGGGGGATTTCTCCATCAAGGTCACCAACTGGGGCGCTGCCCTCGTATCTGCCATCGTCCCTGATGGCAAAG GGAACTTGGCTGATGTTGTCCTTGGGTACGACACTGTTGCTGAATATGCC AATGGCTCTGCTTCATTCGGAGCAATGGTTGGGCGCGTAGCCAACAGAATCGCCAACGCCCGCTTTGTTCTTGACGGGAAAACCTATCACCTTCTCCGTAACGACGGCAACAGCACGATTCATG GAGGACCCAAGGGGTTCGGCAAGGTCATTTGGACGGTGAAGGAGCATGTGAGCCATGGTGACTCCCCATACATCACCTTCTACTACCACAGCTTGGATGGAGAGCAAG GATTCCCAGGCGCCCTCGACGTATACGTGAAGTACCAGCTCTCCCGGCCATACGACCTGAGCATCCGCATGAACGTGACTGCGAGGAACAAGGCGACGCCAGTGAACCTCGCGAACCACGCGTACTGGAACCTGGCCGGCCACGGCAGCGGCGACGTCCTCAAGCACGAGCTCCAGATGTTCGCCTCACACTACACCCCCGTCGACGGGTCCATGATACCGACGGGCGAGGTCGCGCCCGTGGCCGGCACGATGTACGACTTCGGCAGGCGGATCCCCGTGGGCACCAACATGAAGATCGtccctggcggcggcggcgggtacGACATGAACTACGCCGTGGACGGGCAGCACGGGCAGCAGAACGCGATGCGGCCGGTGGCGCGCGTCCGGGACCCCAAGTCCGGGCGGGCGTTCGAGCTGTGGGCGAACCAGCCCGGGGTGCAGTTCTACACCGCCAGCTGGCTCATCAACGAGAAGGGGAAGGCCGGGAAGGTGTACGGGCAGTACGGCGCGCTGTGCCTGGAGACGCAGGCGTACCCCGACGCCGTCAACCACCCCAACTTCCCGTCCTCCATCGTGAGGCCCGGCCAGGTGTACAAGCACGACATGGTCTTCAGGTTCTCCTACCAGGCCACCTACGACGCGTGA